From the Thunnus albacares chromosome 24, fThuAlb1.1, whole genome shotgun sequence genome, one window contains:
- the LOC122976022 gene encoding polyunsaturated fatty acid lipoxygenase ALOX15B-like, producing the protein MYLNSLFLQVSICSVSSSTSLGKLLMIELHKQHDPSLSEDSWFLARVQVNSPEGDTYNFPVYHWIDDRKVYLREATALKDSDDTHHLSRKSREKELNQRKEHYRWDVYLEGIPHCVKAHSPLCLPCEVRFSFTKCIQMGFNAVTGIIWLKLEGLSNRKDNWTSMNQIDRVFHSRRTDISDRVQQLWRTDAFFGYQFLNGFNPMMIQRCTVLPENFPVTDDMVFPTGRWTLEDEMQKGNIFLCDYKLLDGVKTNVIHDKKQYLAAPLVLLHRTDDELMPIAIQLKQKPAEDNPIFLPSDSEYDWLTAKIFVRSADFNMHQLNMHLLRTHLLAEVFAVSLLRNVPKVHPLYKLLIPHTRYTLHINILARQQLISHDGVFTKFTASGGEGMITIMKRALSSLTYSSLCIPDDIAERGLDSVPNFYYRDDGLRLWDIIHRFVQGLLQHYYKSDAEVQEDSELQSWIENIFEHGFLLQDSTGIPNSFCTVAELVKFVTMVIFTCSCQHSAVNSGQYDYGGWMPNTPVSLQKPPPTTKGTTSEETMLQTFPNISTTAQGMATMWLLSRQSTDFVPLGHYPEKYFTEEIPCKWIHAFQEDLERLSVDIKARNKKLDIPYTFLDPEVVENSVAL; encoded by the exons ATGTATttaaactctctctttctccaggtGTCTATCTGCTCTGTGTCCTCTTCTACTTCCCTTGGCAAGCTGCTCATGATAGAGCTACACAAACAGCATGACCCTTCATTATCTGAAGACTCCTGGTTCCTTGCCAGGGTGCAAGTCAACTCTCCAGAGGGAGACACGTACAACTTTCCTGTCTACCACTGGATTGATGACAGAAAGGTTTACCTCAGAGAGGCAACTG ctCTAAAAGACTCTGATGACACTCATCATCTTAGCAGGAAGAGTAGGGAGAAGGAGCTAAACCAGAGAAAGGAGCACTATCG CTGGGATGTATATTTAGAAGGAATACCCCACTGTGTAAAAGCACATAGCCCTCTTTGTCTGCCCTGTGAGGTCCGTTTCTCCTTCACCAAGTGTATACAGATGGGATTCAATGCAGTCACAGG GATAATATGGCTGAAACTGGAAGGACTGTCTAACCGCAAGGACAACTGGACTAGTATGAATCAAATTGACCGAGTGTTCCACTCCAGGCGGACGGATATATCAG ACCGTGTTCAACAGCTTTGGAGGACCGACGCCTTTTTTGGCTACCAGTTCCTAAATGGTTTCAACCCCATGATGATCCAGCGTTGTACAGTCCTGCCTGAGAACTTCCCTGTCACTGATGACATGGTTTTCCCCACTGGTCGGTGGACATTAGAGGATGAAATGCAG AAAGGAAACATATTCCTGTGTGACTACAAGCTTTTGGATGGAGTGAAGACAAACGTCATCCATGACAAGAAGCAGTACCTGGCAGCTCCCCTTGTCTTGCTCCACAGAACTGATGATGAGCTGATGCCCATTGCTATTCAG CTGAAGCAGAAGCCAGCAGAAGACAATCCCATCTTCTTGCCTTCTGACTCTGAGTATGACTGGTTGACAGCCAAGATTTTTGTGAGAAGCGCAGACTTCAACATGCATCAACTCAACATGCACCTGCTGCGCACTCACCTGCTGGCTGAAGTTTTTGCAGTGTCACTGCTGCGCAATGTGCCCAAAGTACATCCACTGTACAAG CTCCTCATTCCTCACACTCGTTACACTCTCCACATCAACATCTTAGCCCGACAACAACTGATATCGCATGACGGAGTTTTCACAAAG TTTACAGCTTCTGGTGGAGAGGGTATGATCACAATCATGAAGAGAGCACTGTCCTCACTGACCTACAGCTCCCTCTGCATACCAGATGACATCGCTGAGCGTGGACTGGACTCTGTACCAAACTTCTACTACAGAGATGATGGACTCAGGCTGTGGGATATCATCCACAG GTTTGTGCAGGGACTGCTCCAACACTACTACAAGAGTGATGCTGAGGTCCAGGAAGACTCTGAACTGCAGAGCTGGATTGAGAACATTTTTGAACATGGATTCCTTCTCCAAGACAGCACAG GAATTCCCAACAGTTTCTGCACTGTGGCTGAGTTGGTCAAGTTTGTCACCATGGTGATTTTCACCTGCTCATGCCAACACTCTGCTGTCAACTCTGGACAG TATGACTACGGTGGTTGGATGCCCAACACTCCCGTCTCCCTTCAAAAGCCTCCACCTACCACAAAAGGGACAACGAGTGAGGAGACCATGCTGCAGACGTTCCCCAACATCAGCACAACAGCTCAGGGCATGGCCACCATGTGGCTCCTCAGCAGGCAGTCCACTGACTTT
- the LOC122976023 gene encoding polyunsaturated fatty acid lipoxygenase ALOX15B-like gives MYEYKVNVITENINHANIFNIYIRLIGTNGQSYHSCICNHKGLVPFYKGAVSFSVSSSTSLGKLLMIELELQKQPDPSCTEDSWFLSKVQVNSPEGDIYNFPAYQWIDDRKIYLREATALKDSEDIHHLSGKSRKKELKQRKEHYRWDVYLEGIPHCVEADSPLCLPSEVRFSFTKNIQMRFNAVTGMIWLNLEKWSNCKDNWTSMTYINEVFDSSRTDISDRVQKLWRTDAFFGYQFLNGVNPMMIQRCTVLPENLPVTDDMVFPTGRWTLEDEMRKGNIFLCDYKLLGGVKTNVIDDKKQYLAAPLVLLHRTDDDELMPIAIQLKQKPAEDNPIFLPTDSEYDWLTAKIFVRGADFNMHQLNVHLLRTHLLAEVFAVSLLRNVPKVHPLYKLLIPHTRYTLHINSLARQLLVSDDGVFTKFAASGGKGMITIMKRAQSSLTYSSLCIPDDIAERGLDSVPNFYYRDDGLRLWDIIHRFVQGLLKHYYKSDAEVREDSELQSWIENIFERGFLLQDSTGIPNHFSTVAEVVKFVTMVIFTCSGQHSAVNSGQYDYGAWMPNTPTSLQRPPPTKKGTTSEETMLQTFPDISTTVNGMSTMWLLSKHSTDFVPLGHYPEEHFTEEIPCKWIRAFQEDLKHLSKDIKTRNKSLDIPYTYLDPAVVENSVAL, from the exons ATGTATGAATATAAAGTGAATGTAATCACTGAAAACATAAACCATGCCAACATTTTCAACATCTACATCAGGCTGATTGGAACAAATGGACAAAGCTACCACTCCTGCATCTGCAACCATAAAGGGTTGGTACCCTTCTACAAAGGAGCT gtgtctttctctgtgtcctCTTCTACTTCCCTTGGCAAGCTGCTCATGATTGAGCTAGAGCTACAGAAACAGCCTGACCCTTCATGCACTGAGGACTCCTGGTTCCTCTCTAAGGTCCAAGTCAACTCTCCAGAGGGAGACATTTACAACTTTCCTGCCTACCAATGGATTGATGACAGAAAGATTTACCTCAGAGAGGCAACTG ctctgaaagACTCTGAAGACATTCATCATCTTAGCGGGAAAAGTAGGAAGAAGGAGCTAAAGCAGAGAAAGGAGCACTATCG CTGGGATGTATATTTAGAAGGAATACCCCACTGTGTAGAAGCAGACAGCCCTCTTTGTCTGCCCTCTGAGGTCCGTTTCTCCTTCACCAAGAATATACAGATGAGATTCAATGCAGTCACAGG GATGATATGGCTGAACCTGGAAAAATGGTCTAACTGCAAGGACAACTGGACTAGTATGACTTATATTAACGAAGTGTTCGATTCCAGTAGGACGGATATATCAG aCCGTGTTCAAAAGCTTTGGAGGACCGACGCCTTTTTTGGCTACCAGTTCCTAAACGGTGTCAACCCCATGATGATCCAGCGTTGTACAGTCCTGCCTGAGAACTTGCCTGTCACTGATGACATGGTTTTCCCCACTGGTCGGTGGACATTAGAGGATGAAATGCGG AAAGGAAACATATTCCTGTGTGACTACAAGCTTTTGGGTGGAGTGAAGACAAACGTCATCGATGACAAGAAGCAGTACCTGGCAGCTCCCCTTGTCTTGCTCCACAgaactgatgatgatgagctgATGCCCATTGCTATTCAG CTGAAGCAGAAGCCAGCAGAAGACAATCCCATCTTCTTGCCTACTGACTCTGAGTATGACTGGTTGACAGCCAAGATTTTTGTGAGAGGCGCAGACTTCAACATGCATCAACTCAACGTGCACCTGCTGCGCACTCACCTGCTGGCTGAAGTTTTTGCAGTGTCACTGCTGCGCAATGTGCCCAAAGTACATCCACTGTACAAG CTCCTCATTCCTCACACTCGTTACACTCTCCACATCAACAGCTTAGCCCGACAACTACTTGTATCGGATGACGGAGTTTTCACAAAG TTTGCAGCTTCTGGTGGAAAGGGTATGATCACAATCATGAAGAGAGCACAGTCCTCACTGACCTACAGCTCCCTCTGCATACCAGATGACATCGCTGAGCGTGGACTGGACTCTGTACCAAACTTCTACTACAGAGATGATGGACTCAGGCTGTGGGATATCATCCACAG GTTTGTGCAGGGACTGCTCAAACACTACTACAAGAGTGATGCTGAGGTCCGGGAGGATTCCGAACTGCAGAGCTGGATTGAGAACATTTTTGAGCGTGGATTCCTTCTCCAAGATAGCACAG GAATTCCCAACCATTTCAGCACTGTTGCTGAGGTGGTCAAGTTTGTCACCATGGTGATTTTCACCTGCTCAGGCCAACACTCTGCTGTCAACTCTGGACAG TATGACTACGGTGCTTGGATGCCCAACACTCCTACCTCCCTTCAACGGCCTCCACCTACCAAAAAAGGGACAACAAGTGAGGAGACCATGCTGCAGACGTTCCCTGACATCAGCACAACAGTTAACGGCATGAGCACCATGTGGCTCCTCAGCAAGCATTCCACTGACTTT GTCCCTCTTGGCCATTACCCAGAGGAGCATTTCACTGAAGAGATTCCCTGCAAGTGGATTCGTGCTTTTCAAGAAGACCTTAAACATTTAAGTAAAGATATCAAAACCAGAAACAAGAGTCTGGACATCCCATACACATACTTGGAcccagcagtggtggaaaatagtGTGGCCCTTTGA
- the LOC122976616 gene encoding hydroperoxide isomerase ALOXE3-like — translation MKTLKQKPAEDNPIFLPTDSEYDWLTAKIFVRSADFNMHQLNFHLLRTHLLAEVFAVSLLHNLPMVHPLYKLLIPHTHFTLQINFLARHTLISEDGVFTKFAASGGLRLWDIIHRFVQGLLGHYYKNDAEVQKDSELQSWIQQIFEHGFLSKDSAGFPRNFNTVAELVKFVTMVIFTCSCQHSAVNSGQYDYGGWMPNTPTSLQQPPPTTKGTTSKATMLQTFPDISTTVHGMATLWLLSRQYSDFIPLGHYPNKHFTEEIPRKWIHDFQEDLKRLSDDIKARNKSLDIPYTYLDPAVVENSVAI, via the exons ATGAAGACT CTGAAGCAGAAGCCAGCAGAAGACAATCCCATCTTTTTGCCCACTGACTCTGAATATGACTGGTTGACGGCCAAGATTTTTGTGAGAAGCGCAGACTTCAACATGCATCAACTCAATTTTCACCTGCTGCGCACTCACCTGCTGGCTGAAGTTTTTGCAGTGTCACTGCTGCACAACCTGCCCATGGTACATCCACTGTACAAG CTCCTCATTCCTCACACTCACTTCACTCTCCAGATCAACTTCTTAGCCCGACATACACTCATATCAGAAGATGGAGTTTTCACAAAG TTTGCAGCTTCTGGTGGACTCAGGCTGTGGGATATCATCCACAG GTTTGTGCAGGGACTGCTTGGACACTACTACAAGAATGATGCTGAGGTCCAGAAAGACTCcgaactgcagagttggattCAGCAAATCTTTGAACATGGTTTCCTTTCCAAAGATAGTGCAG GATTTCCCAGAAATTTCAACACCGTGGCTGAGTTGGTCAAGTTTGTCACCATGGTGATTTTCACCTGCTCATGCCAACACTCTGCTGTCAACTCTGGACAG TATGACTACGGTGGTTGGATGCCCAACACTCCTACCTCCCTGCAACAGCCTCCACCCACCACAAAAGGGACAACGAGTAAGGCCACCATGCTGCAGACGTTCCCCGACATCAGCACAACAGTTCACGGCATGGCCACCTTGTGGCTCCTCAGCAGGCAGTACTCTGACTTC ATCCCTCTTGGCCATTATCCAAATAAGCACTTCACTGAGGAGATTCCCCGCAAGTGGATTCATGATTTTCAAGAAGACCTTAAACGTTTGAGTGATGATATCAAAGCCCGAAATAAGAGTCTGGACATCCCATACACATACCTGGAcccagcagtggtggaaaatagtGTGGCCATTTGA